Part of the Rhineura floridana isolate rRhiFlo1 chromosome 8, rRhiFlo1.hap2, whole genome shotgun sequence genome is shown below.
TATGGGCCTGTAGGACAATAATTTCTAGGATCTGACCATGCATCTTTCTTGTAGTTAAGCACCTCAATGGCCACTGTCCAGTCAGAAGTCTATCAATAGTCCTATCAATAGATGTAAATAGGATGGCTAGTATTGGGATCCACCAATCAAAACATAAGGTGGAATGCTATTCCTTCCAGGGGCCTTTCCCCTCTTTAGTTTTCTTATCGCATTGCCATCTCACAAGTAACCCAGGGCTGAGCAAGGTAAAGCTGGGCCTTCCACCTGCACTGGTGAACAGGCATTataaaaaaggaaatttaaatAGCTCCCATTCATGCATGGAGATACGCTTATCAATATAAAGTTCTCCAGCACACCTTGAGACTAAGATAAGATGCCAAAATCTACATCTAACACTGCTCTCAAGTGCTGATGCCAATTTAGACCAATTACTTCTGCCAAAGATCATACAGTATATTTAAACATCAGAAGTTTGATTCTTATTAATGAAGGAACTCGGAGCCACCTATTAAATTTATCAGCAGTATCTTCAAGGAAGGAGGCACTTCATTACATAATGAATAatgcacaagatgtggtgatcAGACACTTGCTTAAACTGAGAATTAGATACATTCATGACAAGCAAATCTATGAATATCTATGGTTTTATTTGTTAAAGAATTTTACACCACTttaatttgctgccctgggctcctgctgggaggaagggcgaaatataaatcaaataataaataaataaataagcaagtaaTTTTGTATCTGACTATGCATGGTTTGTAATTCTGCCTTGAACCAAATGGAGACTTTTTATTCTCAAATGGATGTGACGCACATTAATCACGGTGAAATTTCACTTTCCTAACACCAACATTTTTTCTCCTCTTCTAAGCCTATCCTTTACTTGGGCAAGAGGTTGTAAACTATTGCTCTGCAATGTTACCAATAAGCCAACACTAAGAGAATATACAGCCCTACCATAAAACAACAAGATTACTCAAGTTCATTGTTCAATAACTTTCATTTCTTGAGCTCAAATCTGACAAAACCAATAATGAAGTTTACttgaaggcattagcaaggataaACTTACAAGGTAAACCCCGATTTTAATATGAGAAGTCTTGTTTTGGCCTTAATCCATTCTACAGTGCTAACTTGGTATTTGTAATTCTTCCAAGATACTGTGCTAGAATCCAATGAAAATTATTCCCACCAAatatttaatacaataaaaagactgGGCCAATTTTAAGTCTTTTGTCACCAGGAACATACCCAACAATAGGAGCAGCAAAGTGACAGGTAATGCAGCTTGTAAGACTAATGCCAGAGTTTGATTAACTAAATATTTGGGCAAATGTTCTTTTCTCTGTGAGCCTGAAGAGTACCTATTTTCATGGAACAGATTATATTTTGATTATGTTATTTTGTACCAATAGTCCTCTGCATGGAAAATGTATTGGCCTCTTGCCATAAAAATACATTAGAAAATTTCAAAACAACAGAAGGTTTCACTTATATGTTTACCTTACATattatctgtttattttatttatacacattaAAACACTCCACGTTTGAAGGTTTTACACTTACatagaaaaggggggagggtgtaTTACAAAATCATATCTTAGATAATAAGTatgtaaaaaaacccacctcaTTAAGTATATATATGTATGCCAGGTACCTATGAACTTTCAAAATAGACTATGTGATTACCTGCACAAACCTCATTTGGCATAATCAGATACATCCAGCATGAAATGAAAGCCAGTGAAATATAGGCAGCAAGCAATCAATGGGAGAAATCCACTTTTGCACAAGCATCCCTCTACTTGTGCAATACAACCATTTGGGGAGAAGCTGCAGAGGGAAAGTGAGAAAGAAGAAGTCTCAGTGCAAGTGAGCAGTCATCACTGGATTTTACCCAATACTACAGGAACAGGCTTGGAAGTATTATTGTCAGTGTGATGTAGAGGTTAGAGTGTAAGACTAGGACTgcggagatcagggttcaaatctctgctcacaCAAAAAGCTCTATGGGCAACCTTGAGCAAGTCACTATCATTTGGCCTAATGTACCTCACAAGCATGTTTTGAGGATTAACCATTAGGAAGGACCATGTATGCTGCCctaagctccttggaagaagagtgggataaaaacataacataacTAAATTGCTATGCTGTCGTTGCCCATGGTCACACCATGGTCAATCAAACCTTTTCTGGAGGGGTTTGCAGCTTTTCAAGTGAAATAGCACAATCAGCAACAACTATATGCTTTGGAAAGACTACCAGGAATGTTTAGTGCCAATAATTAGTCACTCCACTCTCCCCCCCCAATGCTCAAAGCAGTTTCAAAACTGCTTCTAGCATTACTGTTTAACTAGAAAGTAGCAGATCTGGCTACAAAGCCTCCAAGTCATTTGACTATAATCTTCAATTTGCTTGCTCCAAAGTAGTCCCACTAAAATCAGTGAGAACAATAAAGATGTTGGTCCAAggatcttttttgttgttggtaaGTTGCTACTCAGTCTGAACCGCCAGCCCAGATGTCTCTGGTCCAAAACACATCTCATGCAATAACACACCAGGCGGCCTTAAGcaagccactatctctcagcctcagtccctGTCTGCAGTAATTGTGACCTAATTTAAAGGATCATTACAAGGATTACTGAAATTATTTAACTGCCTTCAATATCCTGAAATACTCTACATATATTCTGAGGTCTGAGAGAGATGtgtttgagtgtgtgtatgtatacataCACAAACATATACATACTAATAAAAATGGCTAAGGATACATGGactttatgtatgtatatatgtatgtatgtatataaaaaTAGAAAATATCAACCTACATCTATGTGGCACAGAAGAGATGAAActgaatataaaacaaaacattttaaaataaggaaAATATAAACACAATATGCCTCTCTTGCTGACATCAGCAGTGTTAATTTCAGATAAGATTTATCACTGGCAAAATGTTTACTAGCTGTCTAAAAGTTGTGTCAGTCTTACAGATAAGAATTCAATGCCAACAAAGGGAAGGAAGGAGCCAAATCAGATGTTAGTTCAGACTTTCATATAGTTTACATTTTTGAAGACACCCTTGACAGAAATACACTGTTTTCTGTCCATTTTAACCAGCAACATCTCAAAATACATTCATCAATGTCAATGAACCATTGACCTTATATTTCAAGTTTGCAAACAAAGCTACCAGTGTGAATTAttactgcaaaaagaaaaagaaaaactgcacAAGGTGGAATATAGTGTAACTTGATTTGTCAAGTCATGTACTatatgccattttatttatttatttattgaagacaattttaatgttttccGGCAATGGCCcacggccccttttggacagagatgacttggccacagaattccatgctctggtaacttccagatgtaattattgcaatgtgctctacatggggctgctatTGAACACAACTCAGAAAgttcaactgatccaaaatgcagcagccagattagtctctggttttcacccagagattccAGTTTTTGAGGtgattatgattataataaaagtgtacatgcagaatTTTTAAATTACTTTCAAAAACAGTGTATTATACATTTTgtctttaaaaagtgtacatgcatcttaTGATTACAGTGTGTTACACTTTTCCatttataaggagtcaaacaagtttaaattttcctgggctgttgaagagggcagtttatttgtctaattcatagcctgttttgaaaactttgccaatatgaagctttaatcccatACTCACTATTccgggagtaaaactgcaatgctaatctaaCATATCTGATAGGAAACAccatgaattcaataggacttacttttgagtagacatgattaggattgtggtgctaatcaatgggacttctgagtgaacatagcaaaggattgtgttgtaaatatttctctctccttccaatcctatttttaaagcaattaggcagggcttaggtgtcactgcttttatttggtaggaaactaatactgatgttttttaaaaatgctctgcaatgaaaataaactattatatgggtatatgtatttttacatctccagtatgtatgtatattattggttgccaggtcagaagcatcccaaaccctgagttaTCAGGagcaggccatagtgatgtcatagggtgggccctagtgatgtcattaagcatgatacattatccAGGCTGTCCAAATATCATCTGAAGTAAGCAACACAATATGTCTTTACCTAAAACAATATTTATGCATCAATATTGCATAGTACAATAGTTGCAAGTACTAATTGTTCTCTCTCTGTATATTGCAGGTCTCTTCTACAACAAAAAAGAAGGAAGACACTATGGAATCAACTATATAATCGTTCTGCTTCCTTCTTGGTGACCTCCTGAGTGAACCTCATTTTTCAAATACATCCCAGTATATATTGTTCCCCAAATATGCCTCTCATAACTGGGCAAAGTGACTGCCAAGGTGCCACCTATTTACAAGAAGAACAGCATTTTTGTGCTTCTTCAGCATGCATCATTTGACAAATGCAACTGTTTGTCTTCTCAAATGACCAACTCTTACTGAACTAAGAAACTGTAATTGTCCAATCATTAAAGGCCAATTACTTTTCTGGAACAGTGAGCTAAAATGAAGGATATGCCACTCAAAATTCACTTTTTACTTGGCCTTACTATCACTGCACTAGTACAAGCTGTAGACAAAAAAGTAGACTGTCCACAGTCATGTATGTGTGATGTAAGACCGTGGTTTACTCCAAGATCTATATATATGGAAGCTTCTACAGTGGACTGCAATGATGTAGGTCTTTCAACTTTTCCAACTCAATTGCCTGCTGACACACAGGTTCTACTTTTACAGGCAAACAACATTAAACAAATTGAATACCCAGCAGACTTTCCAGTAAACCTTACTGGTTTGGATTTGTCTCAGAACAGTTTGTCCTCAGTGGCCAATATTGAACTTTGGAAGATACCGCAACTTCTTTCAGTGTATCTGGAGGAAAACAAACTTACAGAGTTGCCAGATAAATGTCTTTCTGGGCTCAACAATCTCCAAGAACTCTACATTAATCACAACCTGCTTTCCACAATTGCACCAGAAGCCTTCACAGGCCTTAATAATCTCCTTAGACTTCATCTCAACTCAAATAGCCTACAACTGATCAACAGTATGTGGTTTGAAGCTATTCCTAATCTGGAGATTCTTATGATTGGAGAAAACCCAATTATCAGAATCGAAGATATGAACTTTAAGGCCCTTATCAATCTGCGGAGCCTGGTTTTAGCAGGCATAAATCTCACAGAAATACCAGATAATGCCTTGGCTGGCCTTGACAATTTAGAAAGCATCTCTTTTTATGACAACAGATTAGTGAAAGTGCCCCACACAGCTCTTCAAAAGGTTACAAACCTTAAATTTTTAGATTTAAACAAGAACCCTATTAACAGAATACAAAGAGGCGACTTTAGCAATATGATACATCTCAAAGAATTGGGAATTAATAACATGCCCGAACTGGTGTCTATAGATAATCTGGCTGTCGACAATTTGCCAGACTTGAGAAAAATAGAAGCTACCAATAACCCCAGATTGTCATACATACATCCAAATGCATTCTATAGACTTCCCCGACTGGAGTCGCTCATGCTCAACAGTAATGCACTTAGTGCCCTGTATCGTAGTACAATTGAATCTTTGCCTAATCTGAAGGAAATCAGTATCCACAGCAACCCAATCAGATGTGACTGTGTCATCCGATGGATTAATATGAATAAAACCAGCATTAGATTCATGGAACCCGAATCATTATTTTGTGTAGATCCTCCTGAATTCCAAGGCCAGAATGTGAGGAAAGTTCATTTTAGGGAAATGATGGAAATTTGCCTTCCACTGATAGCCCCAGAAAGTTTTCCCTCGAACCTAAATTTAGAAACAGGCAGCTATGTTTCTTTACATTGCAGAGCAACAGCAGAGCCAGAACCTGAAGTGTACTGGATAACTCCATCAGGACATAAACTTTTGCCCAACACTGTTTCTCTTAAATATTATGTACATTCCGAAGGAACACTAGATATCAGCGATATAACACAAAAAGAAAGTGGCCTATATACATGCATAGCAACTAATTTGGTTGGTGCAGATTTAAAATCCATTATGATTAATGTGGATGGTTCTTTTCCCCAGGATAACCATAAATCTTTGTCTATTAAGGTAGAAGATGTGCGATCTAATTCTGTACTACTCTCCTGGAAAGCAAATTCTAAAATAGTGAAATCTGCCATTAGATGGACTGCCTTTCCAAAAGATGGCAATTCTCTGGCTTCTCGGAGTGCTCGAATTCCATCCCATATAAGAGTCTATAATTTTACACATCTAGCCCCATCCACGGAATATACAATTTGTATGGACATTCCCACTGTCCAGTTGCAGAATGCAAGACAATGTGTCAACACTGCCACAAAAGGATTGGATCCAGCAATGGCAAATTATGAGAAAAGCAGCCTCACTATAATTCTTGTCTGTCTTGCTGCACTTCTGGGATTCTTATGTGTGGTTTCTCTCTTCAGCTGCAGTGCTCATGAAATGAACTGTGATGCAGGACACAGCTATTTCAGGAACTACCTGAAGAAACAATCATTTTCCTTCAATGAGCTTTATCCTCCTCTAATCAATCTTTGGGATACTGGCAAAGAGAAAAGCACAGCACTCAAAGTTCAAGCAACGGTTATAGGGGTTCCAGCTAACATGTCATGAAATATTAATGTTCCTGTGCTTAATGTGTTAAACTGGGATGCACAAGACTAAATAATTGTGCTCAATAAAAAGGCAAAAAAGTATCCCCCTATAAAAATCAAAACCTTGGATTTAGCTGATGATGATGACTTCAAATACAAATATTTGCCGGTCTGGTATTTTTTTCACAAACCAAACACCTGTCTTTGAAGAGTTCTGTGCCAACCAAATTGTTTTCTAGGACTTTATAGTGTGACTTCTTATCATGTAAGAGGCACTCAATACTGTCTAAACAGTGCAAGTAGATGAGAATTTTTtctgtatttgttttttttaaaattaaatgtagAAATAGTGGAATTGAGTAACACCCTCCTCCTGTGTTATATGACACACATTAGCCACGAGTTTTTGCAGTGAACAGATAAATCTAGAATTGACCCGTGGTGTAATGAATTGGAGAAATTCTGTAGAGTAGAACCAGTGAGTATGTGAACTTTTTTTATgaggaaaaatacatttttgagTACAATCAAAATattttggacttctttctttcTGAAGAAATTCTTTTGGGGATGTGACATACTGTCTATACAGTTTAATAACTggtaaatatacatatatttgcTTATGAAATTGCAGGCCCAATTGCTTCAAACAATATTTCAGGGTGTGTAATTGCAATAAAGGGCACAGAAAATGCTTTCAAAAGTATTCATATAGATGTTTAGAAAAGGTATGTGCGTCACTGGATGAGCACCAGGGCAAATTTTCACAATGTAAACCAAAAACTTCTTCCTGGAACTAGACTTAATTTATAATCTACAAAGCACTCAATAGTCACTAGTCTAAATCATATTTAGTATTATCATCAGTTCTGTACATTTTTAATGAATTGAATGTTCCAAAGCCATGATCCATCTTCACACAAGCCATTGTCATAATTACTCGCATTTTAAAGACTGGCTACAGTTTAACAGAAAACTGAAACCAGATTGCCTGCATGAACATCACCACTCAGTTAATTGGGCCATATCACTTACACTGAAAGAATATTGAGACTGTTTTTGTGTAAACATAATGAAAATTAAAATAACAGAAATGCcttgcagaaaaaaaataaattgtgaGTGCTAGTAGGCTTCCTGTAGGGAGCCAATTGGCTACCGTGCAAAACAGGATGCTCAATTGGATGGACCTTTAGCCTATCCATCAGGGCTGTCATACACCCTTGCAAAATTTACATTCAAGAAATAACAATTGCTACTAAGTAACCTTTTAATCTAGATGTATCATACATTCAAATGGTACATCTAAAAACCCCCACATCAGATTATGTGGTTGATCTCAACTCCACTCAAATCAAAGGGAGAATTTCAGCTAACTCAACCTGGTTCTGGACACTATATATGTATACTTATATACTTATATAGATC
Proteins encoded:
- the LRRN3 gene encoding leucine-rich repeat neuronal protein 3, translating into MKDMPLKIHFLLGLTITALVQAVDKKVDCPQSCMCDVRPWFTPRSIYMEASTVDCNDVGLSTFPTQLPADTQVLLLQANNIKQIEYPADFPVNLTGLDLSQNSLSSVANIELWKIPQLLSVYLEENKLTELPDKCLSGLNNLQELYINHNLLSTIAPEAFTGLNNLLRLHLNSNSLQLINSMWFEAIPNLEILMIGENPIIRIEDMNFKALINLRSLVLAGINLTEIPDNALAGLDNLESISFYDNRLVKVPHTALQKVTNLKFLDLNKNPINRIQRGDFSNMIHLKELGINNMPELVSIDNLAVDNLPDLRKIEATNNPRLSYIHPNAFYRLPRLESLMLNSNALSALYRSTIESLPNLKEISIHSNPIRCDCVIRWINMNKTSIRFMEPESLFCVDPPEFQGQNVRKVHFREMMEICLPLIAPESFPSNLNLETGSYVSLHCRATAEPEPEVYWITPSGHKLLPNTVSLKYYVHSEGTLDISDITQKESGLYTCIATNLVGADLKSIMINVDGSFPQDNHKSLSIKVEDVRSNSVLLSWKANSKIVKSAIRWTAFPKDGNSLASRSARIPSHIRVYNFTHLAPSTEYTICMDIPTVQLQNARQCVNTATKGLDPAMANYEKSSLTIILVCLAALLGFLCVVSLFSCSAHEMNCDAGHSYFRNYLKKQSFSFNELYPPLINLWDTGKEKSTALKVQATVIGVPANMS